In Amaranthus tricolor cultivar Red isolate AtriRed21 chromosome 5, ASM2621246v1, whole genome shotgun sequence, a genomic segment contains:
- the LOC130812712 gene encoding UDP-galactose/UDP-glucose transporter 3-like — translation MLMGTLVYGIRYSFSEYLCTLLVAGGVSIFALSKTSAKTINKLASPNAPLGYGLCFLNLAFDGFTNATQDSITASFPLGLLQLILRRALIKFEIYGFLTLSNIGNKNRRRKQKIWMMCYKIISMEIIKD, via the exons ATGCTTATGGGAACTCTGGTATATGGCATCAGATACTCATTCTCGGAATATTTGTGCACACTTCTTGTTGCTGGAGGTGTGTCGATTTTTGCACTCTCTAAG ACGAGTGCAAAGACCATTAATAAGCTGGCAAGTCCTAATGCACCTCTTGGATATGGGCTTTGTTTCTTGAACCTTGCTTTTGACGGGTTTACCAATGCTACACAGGATTCAATTACAGCAAG TTTTCCCCTGGGGCTCCTTCAACTTATTCTCAGGAGAGCATTGATCAAGTTCGAGATTTATGGATTTCTTACGTTGTCAAACATAGGCAACAAAAATCGGAGAAGGAAGCAGAAGATTTGGATGATGTGTTATAAGATCATATCGATGGAAATTATTAAAGATTAG